The Triticum aestivum cultivar Chinese Spring chromosome 5A, IWGSC CS RefSeq v2.1, whole genome shotgun sequence genomic sequence ttgaggctcacggcgggtatctttattttctgaccttcacagatgatttgagcagatatgggtatatctacttgatgaaatataagtctgaaacatttgaaaagttcaaagaattttagagtgaagtggaaaatcatcgtaacaagaatataaagtttctatgatatgattgCGGAAaacaatatttgagttacgagtttggtcttcatttgaaacaatgtggaatagtttcgcaactcatgccacctagaacaccacaatgtaatggtgtgttcgaacgtcataaccgtactttattagatatggttcaatgtatgatgtctcttaccgaattaccactatagttttggggttatgcattagagacatttgcattcatgttaaatagggcaccgtctaaaaatccattgagacaccgtatgaactatgatttagcaagaaacctaagctgacgtttcttaaagtttggggttgcgatgcttatgcgaaaaagtttcaacctgataagctcaaacacaaatcggagaagtgcgtcttcataggatacccaaaagaaactgttgggtacaccttctatcacagatccgaagacaatatctttgttgccaagagtggatcctttctagagaaggagtttctctcgaaagaagtgagtgggaggaaagtagaacttgatgaggtaattgtaccttctcccttattggaaagtagttcatcatagaaatcagttccaatgattcatacagcaattagtgaggaagctaatgatgatgatcatgaaaacttctgatcaagttactatcgaacctcgtaggtcaactagagtaagatccgcaccagagtggtacggtaatcctgttctgtaggtcatgttacttgaccatgacgaacctacgaactatgaggaagcgatgatgagcccagattccgcaaaatggcttgaggccatgaaatctgagatagaatccatgtatgagaacaaagtgtggactttggtggacttgcccgttgaccggcaagccattgagaataaatggatcttaaagaggaagacggacgctgatagtagtgttactatctacaaagctcgaattgtcaaaaaaaagttttcgacaagttccaggtgttgactacgatgagattttctcactcgtagtgatgcttaagtctgtctgaatcatgttagcaattggcacattttatgaaatatggcaaatggatgtcaaaactgcattccttcatggatttctgaaaaaaaagagttgtatatgatacaacaagaaagtttcgtcaatcctaaaggtgctaacaaagtgtgcaagctccaacgatccatctatggactggtgcaaacatatcagagttggaatatacgctttgatgagttgataaagcatatagttttataaagacttgcagtgaagtctgtatttacaagaaagtgagtgggagcactacaacatttctggtaagtatatgtgaatgacatgttgttgatcggaaatgatgtagaattttctggaaagcataaaggagaatttgaaaggagtttttcaaagaaagaattacctgtaaagctacttacatattgggcatcaagatctataaagatagatcaagacgcttgataagacttttgatgattacataccttgataagattttgagggagttcaaaatggatcagtcaaaggagttcttgcctgagttgtaaggtgtgaaattgagtaaagactcaaaacccggccatgacagaaaatagaaagagaatgaaaagtcattccctatgcctcaatcataggttctataaattatgctatgttgtgtaccagacctattgtataccttagcatgattttggcaagggagtacaatagtgatctaggagtagatcactagacagcggccaaaattatccttagaggattaaggaaatatttctcggttatggaggtgataaaagagttcatcgtaaagagttacatcgatgcaagctttttacaccgatctagatgactctaagtctcgatctagatacatattgaaagtgggagcaattagctagagtagctccgtgtagagtgttgtagacatagaaatttgcaaaatacatacagatctgaatgttgcttctctcacaagcaaaacatgatcactctttggatgttaaacacatagcgatgtgaactagattattgactctagtaaaccctttgggtattagtcacatgaagatgtgaactaatcacataaagatgtgaactattggtgtgaaatcacatgacgatgtgaactagattattgactctagtgcaagtgggagactgaaggaaatatgccctagaggcaataataaagttgttatttatatttccttatatcatgataaatgtttattattcatgctagaattgtattaaccggaaacttagtacatgtgtgaatacatagacaaacagagtgtccctagtatgcctctactagactagctcgttaatcaaagatggttaagtttcctagccatagacatgtgttgtcatttgatgaacgggatcacatcattagagaatgatatgatggacaagacccatccgttagcttagcactatgatcgtttagtttattgctattgctttcttcatgacttatacatgttcctctgactatgagattatgcaactcccgaataccggaggaacacttagtgtgctatcaaatgtcacaacgtaactgggtgattataaagatgctctacaggtgtcttcgatggtgtttgttgagttggcatagatcgagattaggatttgtcactccaattgtcggagaggtatctttgggccctcttggtaatgcacataactataagccttgcaagcaatgtgactaatgagttagttacgggatgatgctttacgaaatgagtaaagagacttgccggtaatgagattgaactaggtatgatgataccgacgatcgaatctcgggcaagtaacataccgatgacaaagggaatgacgtatgttgttatgcggtttgaccgataaagatattcgtagaataggaaccaatatgagcatccaggttccgctattggttattgaccggagatgtgtctcggtcatgtctacacagttctcgaacccgtggggtccgcacgcttaacgttcgatgacgatttgtattatgagttatgtgatttgatgtaccgaaggttgttcggagtcccgaatgagatcacggtcatgacgaggagtctcgaaatggtagagacgtaaagatcgatatattggaatgctatattcggacatcggaaaggttccgagtgattcgggtatttttcagagtaccggagagttacgggaattcgccgggggaagtattgggccttactgggctttagtggaaaggagagaatggccacaaggggaggcatcacgccccccatgggctgggccgaattggactaggagggggcggcgtccccctctttccttctccctctccctctccttccttcttctcctacttggactaggaaagggggaaacctactcctactaggagtaggaatcccccctttgggtgcaccccttgaggccggccctcctcctcctcccctcctttatatacgggggagggggcaccccatagacacacaagttgatctttagccatgtgtggtgcccccctccacagttttccacctcggtcatattgtcgtagtgcttaggcgaagccctgcgtcggtaatttcatcatcaccgtcaacacgccatcgtgctgacgcaactcaccctcggcctcaactggatcaagagcacgagggacatcaccgagctgaacgtgtgcagatcgcggaggtgccgtgcattcggtacttgatcggttggatcgcgaagatgttcaactacatcaaccgtgttatttaacgcttccgctttcggtctacgagggtacgtagacacactctcccctcttgttgctatgcatctgctagatagatcttgcgtgatcgtaggtaaattttttgaaatactgcgttcccaacACTTTATTCTAGGGCTCTGACATGTATCATCGATGGGAGAGCGACTTTATCGAATGATCTCGGATCACTTCCATGCTGTAGGGATCGAAGTTCTTGTGATCATGGAACCAAGTATGAACATTGTACTGAAAGCCTCTTTGCTCCATGCCTTGAAACAGATCCACACTAGTGGCCGACCAAGCTTTGCACAACAATTCGTCCTCCCTCCAATTAGAGCTTTCTCCCCACCCACTCTTCTTTCGGTCATCATCGGCTGACCAATCCTCCATATCAAGGCCCGTCTTCTTGGCATATGAGTATGGCGGCTGGGTGTATGTGCCCAACTACTCGTTGTACATGCACGGCTGCTCGCTGTTTGTGCCCGGCGACTCGTTGTATATCTCTGTTTAGGAGTCCCCAATTGTTCGTTCTCAAAGCCACATCCGTCGTGGATGATATTCAACTTATCCCCATCATTTTTCGGCGTCCTGCTCGGGTGAGATATGTCAGCAAACAGAGAGCAGCCACCCAATTGCCACACCGGACGTCTGCAACCAAACAAGCTATAACAGTGGTGACTCGGCGAAATGAACAGGTTCGTTTAGGTCGACAACCCATGGCCTGGACGTGCCGAGAGTAGCCGAGGATGGGTGCTGATGACTGAGCTGCATCGCCGCATAGTAGTACGTCTGTTGCATATCTGCGTTGGCCGGAGCGATGACTACATTGGCAGCGGCGATGCCCTATCCCCGCTCGGCCAATCACCCCCGTCCCGGCACTCCGTCCTTCTTAGGAGATGGCGGGTGGACGGCCACCAAAGCCACTTTCTCCTTGATCCTTTAGACGCGGTGGCCCACGTTGCGGGTCATCGAGTTGATCTTCCAGGCGACCACCAAAGTTTCATCCTCCTTCTTCGACTCCGGCAATGGTGCGAACGGATTCATGCGGCGACGGACGACGAAAAGGCCGGGAACATGGGTGGACGGCGACATCAATCTGCTAGAGAGGGTGGGAATGTGCATGCTTTGGCACCATAACAGTGTGGATGCAGCCAAATTCATGGGCTCCAAATGAGGTTTTGGGTAGCCGGGGTTGTCGGAGTCCTACGTGATGATGGTCCATACTCACGCAAACCTCCCCTAACTTTGCATTTGGTTTGCTGAAACTCAGACATGCGGACATGTTCAAGACGTTAGCGACACATTGTTGGATGACAAAAAACATGCAAGTGTTTTGCGGCacggcattggagatgccctaagttatGTGTTGTAGTAAGGATGAGGATTTATGGCTCTTgggtgccacacacccctataTGAAAAAAGCATTAAGAAACATaatagaaaagtaaaaaaaatctgaaattttgggaTATGAAACTTGGGTGCCCGTTGTACACACATGTTTAGTTTCATGGGTAATAGGTGCCCATGGTAATGCCAATAAAAAGGATAAAAAAATCAAATGTGTATTAAAAAACTGAATGTGACATATGTCGGACTCCTATGCCGCGCATACCACGGGCACCCATTTCTCAGGAAAACGAGCACATGTGTACAACGAACACTCAGGTTTCATAtcccaaaatttcaaaaaaaaatcatatttttcttATATTTCAATGCATTTTTCATATAAGGTTGTGTGGCACCCGAGAGTTGCAATGCATTTTCCGTTGTAGTAATAGCTACTGGCCCATGAAGGTGCATGGGTCGGTAACTAGTTTTGGAAAGAAATCATAATCATTCACTCATTGCAATTATCCAGACTCCTTCTATCAAAGTCATAAAGCGATTCACTGACTAGATTGCTGGCCACCTCGCATGTCTTCAGCCTCTCCTGTCCCCATCAGGTTATCAACCTCCAATGCGTCAGTAGCAGCTGGCGTGCTGCTTTCAGCTCCCATCCAATGATCCAAACAGCGACATACTATATTGCCACGGAGGCTCGCTCAAAAGAATGCAGAAAAGAGAAAAGAGGAGGAACAGATAAAAAAAAGCTTCGGTAAAAGTTGCAGCAATGCCAGCCCCAGCCTACCTATCTCCTCCCTTCCTCCCCCTCCACCACCCCGCCACCGCCAGCACCAGCACGAGCGCGCACCTCCTCTCCGGCAGCCGCAACCGCCACAGCCGCCGACGGCACATGTCAGGTAAGACAAACGCCCGTGGCATCTCCGCCAGGAGCAAGGATATGCTCCTCCGGATACCTACGACTACGAGGCCACAACATGCTCTGCAGAAAGTCTTCGTCCCATAATACTATTAACGTGATGGCGTGCGGCTACACCCTACCAGGTCCCGTGCTTCTTAAAGCCAAGgtcggcgacggtgacggcgacggaGGGGACGACCTCCTCCTGGCATCGCGGCGACACGCGTAACAGGCGGACCGCCATTCTGCTCCGCACGCTACTGTTCATGTGCGCGGCATTCCGCGTGGCCGTTGCGCTCACCCGCGTTTTATACCACGCCGCGGCCGGCAGCGTCCTCGGCGTGGCCAGGGTCCTCTTCGCGGCGGCCAACGAGCGGTGCCTTCGTTGCGTGAACCAGGCGGCGCTCGGGCGCAGCGTCACCGGCACCTTCTACGGGGACTTGTTGGTGGGAGCCATGGCGCACTCGTGGAGGCTGCTCATGCAGGGGCTCACGTCGCTGGTGTTTCTCTGCGCGCGCGCCGACGAGtacgtccggccgccgccgagccCGCTCGTGCTGACGGCGCACGACAAGCCGGCGGCTCATCCTCAGGCTCCGTTCGGTATACAGGATTTCCGGAGGAACTTTTGCAGGTTTGGTTTCCGCAGGAATTTCAACCAACAGTGTGTTCGTTTTGGAGGATTCTCAGTCGCCCGTTCCATCGGAAAGACATGCCAACCTGTACTTTTCACGGGAAAACTAAAATCCACCAGAACCTCATGTTCTCGGAAGGCCCAAGGCTAATCTCTGGCTCTAGGGCTGTCCAGCTGAATAAACAATCTAGCTGCATGGGGGTTCACGAGTGGTCATCACTTCTCAAGACAATAAAGAAATCTAGTCAACACTGTGAACGGCCTTCCCTGCATCGTGCTCTAGGTCCTATATTCCTACAAACCGAACAGGCCAAAAGGCTCCCTAGGTTTGCTCTGTACAATCAAGTCTATTCCTGTGTAGTTATTTATTCCTTCGTTTTCTCTGCCCACAAACCGAACGGAGCCTCAGCAGGTAAGGGCGGATTTTTGGCCCTGAACAACTCTCAAATGTGTGTGCAAGAATTTGGCGTTTCTTGCGGAGTTATTTTTTAGCTGCTTCTTGTTCGTTTTGTCACACGGAGACGTGCGCAGCTGATTCATAAGAATTTTCGCTGTCAAAAATTTGGTGGCAGAAGCGTCCTTGATCGGTCAACTCTGTTTTATCCCCAATGCGTTGCTTTTTGGCTTGTATAGACAGATCATCTTCGATGTTTAGCAGATACCCAAACAATGGATAACAATGACAATGGATAATCTGATCTCGATGTTAGCAACTAAATCTGTGGTTAATTTCAGTTACCCCTTAGTACTGTTTGCAACACTTACAAAGTTCCTCGAAGAAGAAAAACGCTGCTTGATTCTTGATGTCTGTACAAGATGCTGTCATGATCATGTGCAGATTTTAACAGAGGGGTTTAATTCCTCCACCCACCAGTCCAGTTGTGCCTACTATAAAGATGATGAAACTGACATCGTCAGTACTCTACTCAGTACGAAAAGTAGTCGCCTTCTCTGCACGGCCAAATATCATTTAAAAGAAACGTGAATTTTCTGAAAACTCGCATTTCACCAAAAGCTTAGAGAGCAGCCCATGTtagcattttttttataaaagaaaaacCACGCACCCAAGCCGAGCCTCGTACTCGGGCTGGCCGTTCCCGGGACTgtagatttcttttttctttttttgcgggactGTAGTTTCCATCCTTAGGCAAATTTCAAGACCAAATCCTTGATAACACAATGCTCCTTTGTCCCTTGAAGTCTCCAATTAAAATTGGTTATCTGATTTTAATCGGGTCAACAATTTTCAAAGCTCTTTTATTCAATTATTTTATACTATACACTAAGCTTTCTAATTTTTAAGGCCTCATAATTAATTGAGATCTTCAATTCAGAATTGAGTCACCTGATTTTGACTCGGTCAACAATTTCTAAAAGAACTCTCCCGTTCAATTGTTTTGCTTTCATACGTTCTTTAATTCTAAAAATCTTTCGTTCAGTTGAGGTATTCGATTTTGAATTTGGTTTAAATACGGGTGAATGATTTTTCAAATAAATCAGCAGCAACCGGTCTATAAAAACATATCAGTCCCACACACCCTCCCACCACCTAGAAAAAAAAGGCAACATGTGCTATTGTATcaccaatatagtacatgcaaCCACCGACGCAGAAATTGCCCCACATGAATATATGTTGGTTAGCGGATAACacatactacctccgtcttggtttaactaagaaaatattaatgcatgtcaccaaaaattatatcgttggattcgtatttgatgTTTCCAATGATATCATTTTCTATGACATGCATTAagattttgttagttaaatttaaggtcaaaatttggcacagaatACAAAAGGgatcaataaaccaggacggaggtagtaccacaCTATGAAAGGCCCATCAAATCATtgcattataaataaaaataaacacaCTCCACCATCTCCCCCACATGcccaaactaaatattccatcggttccaaaatataaggggttttagttttttttggaaaattaaattttttcaactttgaccaagttcagagaaaaaaatatcaacatccacaatattgaacaaaagaaatatgaaaacccatttcatgatgaatctatcaTACCAATTTGATATTATGGATCTTGATACATTTCTCTGAAAAATTTATCAAAATTAACAAGCCTGACTTTCAAAAAGGTAATACACCTTCTATTTTAAAACAGAGTGAGTATTTTTTTTAAGAAACCTAACAACACCAACGGCGCAACAAAGCGCGCCCAACCTTTCTAGTTCAATATCATTTGTGAGCAACTGCTAGCACCGGGCAACCCAGAGTTTTCTAAAACTTTGCAAACATGTGGTATGCATCCCTATGTATGTGTTTAATTTTCCGATTTTTCTAAAACTTGGaattctgtttttatttattaagaATTGTGCTCGGAGGGGATTTGCAAGTACTATTTGCGGAGTTGTATACGCAGGGCGTAGCGAGTAGTCGGCGTATGGATCATGTACCCGGATTGTAAACTTGTGGATGAGTTTCTTTACCCCTTCTATCAAAATATGATACACGTGCTTATGTGTATTTAAAATAAATACAAGTTTTGCTCATAACTTAAATATTTTTTCAGACTTGCCTTTATGTCACGGGTCTTTTTTTAGGAATTTATTATGCCACAGGTCTTCTTTTGCTAGTGCTTATACAATTCTTTGTTTTAGGGACGTttatacaaaaacaaaatatgacgGATCGGGTGCTTGTACAAATATGTAACTGTGTTTACTTTTGTGGGTATTTTCACTAATTTTACATTTTAACATGGTACCCGTTAGGTGCATATTTCAACTGTCGGAAGCAACAGCATGCGGATTTCATGGGTCACTGACGACCGGAACGCGCCGTCGGTGGTGGAGTACGGCAAATCTCGCGGCAACTACACGGTGTCCACGACCGGCAATCACGCGACGTACCGCTACTTCTTCTACAAGTCCGGCGCGATCCACCACGTGACGATCGGCCCGCTGGCGGCCAGCACGACCTACCACTACCGGTGCGGCAAGGCCGGCGACGAGTTCACCCTCAGGACCCCACCGGCGTCCCTCCCGATCGAGCTCGTCGTCATCGGCGACCTCGGCCAGACAGGCTGGACCGCGTCGACGCTGTCGCACATCGGCGGCGCGGACTACGACATGCTGCTGCTCCCTGGCGACCTGTCGTACGCGGACACGCAGCAGCCGCTGTGGGACTCGTTCGGGCGGCTGGTGCAGCCGCTGGCGAGCGCGCGGCCGTGGATGGTGACGGAGGGCAACCACGAGGTGGAGGCGCTCCCCGTCGTGGGCTTCGCGCCCTTCGTCGCGTACAACGCGCGGTGGCGCATGCCGCACGAGGAGAGCGGCTCCGCCTCCAACCTCTACTACTCCTTGGACGTGGCCGGCGGCGCGGCGCACGTCGTGATGCTGGGCTCCTACACGGAGTTCGAGCAAGGGTCGGAGCAGTACGCGTGGCTGGAGCGGGACCTCGCCGGCGTGGACCGGCGGAAGACGCCGTGGCTGCTGGTGCTGCTGCACGCGCCGTGGTACAACACCAACCAGGCGCACCAGGGGGAGGGCGAGGCGATGCGCGCCGCCATGGAGAGGCTCCTCTACGAGGCCCGCGTCGACGTCGTCTTCTCCGGACACGTTCACGCCTACGAGCGATTCGTAAGCCCTACTACTATATTTTTGCTCCATCGATGAAGTGCAAAACAGGCTAACTTTTTGGCTGGTGGATGAGCCAGACAAGGATCTACGACAACGAGGCCGACAGCCGGGGCCCGATGTACATCACCATTGGCGACGGCGGCAACAGGGAAGGGCTTGCTCTCAAGTAGGCGATCGATCTCACTGTTTCTGATCTCCTTGGTCTCTTTCTTATAGATTTTGAAAGGGATTCTTGTTGTTTTGTTGAAGGTTCCACAAGGATCACAGGTCAGCGCACCTGTCGGTGTTCCGGGaggcgagcttcgggcacggtcGGCTGAGAATCGTCAACGAGACGAGCGCCGTTTGGACATGGCACCGCAACGACGACGAATACGCCACCGTCCGCGACAAGGTCTGGCTGGAGAGCTTGGCTACTCCAAAGCTGTCCACGGCAACCGCCGGTCGTCAGGACGACGAGTTGTAGACATGAGTAAACACCGTAGTGTTTGACTCTTAAATTCGGTCATTCCCCGGATTCCTTGGCACTTTGCAGAATCTCTACTGAACACTTTGCATAAGAAAAAAAAGGATCATTTTTAAGAATTATTCATTCGCTAAAGTTGGTACGTTTGCGACTGTAGCGTGAACAATGTGACAAGACAATCCACTCTTCTTACTTCTATCTTGTTATTTATATCCACCTTGCTTGAATGTCAGGGTTATGTGTAACAcgccggatatgatttacccaatatgtaatcaaacttttgccatttccggcgttaagttattttatttctcgggtttgggtttttgtctccgtgtattgttatcgttgtcatgcatctcataccatgtcatcatgtgcattgcatttgcatacgtattcatctcatgcattcaagcattttctccgttgtccgttttgcattccggcgctccgttctccttcggtggtcatttctacctttctttcgtgtgtggggattaaacatttccggattggaccgagacttgccaaacggccttggtttactaccggtagaccgcctgtcaagtttcgtaccatttggacttcgtttgatgctccaacggttaaccgagggaccgagaaggcctcgtgtttgttgcagcccaacaccccttcattttggcccaaaaacccacccaaaccctctccatcatctagagcattcgatcacgatcgcgtgaccgaaaaccgcacgtcatttggactcttctagctccctctatctataaataggtgcaCCCCTTCGAAATTCGCGGTTAAGACCCTATCTAACCTCCTTCCTCGCCGCCGACTCGCCGCTCCGCCGCGCCACCTCACCGCCGTCTCGCCGCCCGTCCCGCCGGCCTGCTCCGCCGCCCCATCGCCTCGAcgtcctcgccggccgccgcctcctcccggcgCCCCGCGTctcgcctccggccagatccggccgcgggacggccggatccggcgaccccgacctcgccggccgccgtcttcgtcatctccggcgagatccgccaccgcctcgtTCTGCGTGCCCGGGTCAACCCTAATCCGCGAGGTGGTgattttttcttctaagtccccgagattcccagattcaaatgctcatgttcatcgcatcgtaactttgcacccgtaactccgttttgggtatatagcatatcaaaatgtccgtctcaaagagcacatcatttcatctcattgcatcattttcttttgagttcatctgctgctccaattagatatttgtcatttttgccatgattaatgtgtgcatgatatgcccctgagctctacatgtgttttgttatatgctttgccatctttctaggggtgcaacccatgtatttttatgatatgtgtggtgactagcacaagcttgcaaagtggtgcattcgttaatgctgatttcagagacttagcatttccactaagtccttgatccgtttatctcaatatgccatatgttcatgttgtttcctagtgatccgttccagatgcagggcctgatgactctgttccagatgacgcgcttgagctcaagtgggagttcgacaaggactcacgccgttactatgtgtctttccctgatgatcagtagtggtgcccagttgggacgattgggaccgtgtcgcatgttgggtttatcttttattttggcgccgtagtcgggccatgagtgtttggttgatgtaatgctatttatgtactttgattgccgtggcaagtgtaagccaactatgtatctccccttttattatccatattacatgggatgttgtcaagattgcctaacttgcgacattgctttcaatgcggttatgcctctaagttgtgcctcgacacgtgggagatatagccacatcgagggcgttacattatgACTGAGTGATTATGGATGCATTTCGGATGCATCAT encodes the following:
- the LOC123106817 gene encoding purple acid phosphatase 22-like, which codes for MCAAFRVAVALTRVLYHAAAGSVLGVARVLFAAANERCLRCVNQAALGRSVTGTFYGDLLVGAMAHSWRLLMQGLTSLVFLCARADEYVRPPPSPLVLTAHDKPAAHPQQVHISTVGSNSMRISWVTDDRNAPSVVEYGKSRGNYTVSTTGNHATYRYFFYKSGAIHHVTIGPLAASTTYHYRCGKAGDEFTLRTPPASLPIELVVIGDLGQTGWTASTLSHIGGADYDMLLLPGDLSYADTQQPLWDSFGRLVQPLASARPWMVTEGNHEVEALPVVGFAPFVAYNARWRMPHEESGSASNLYYSLDVAGGAAHVVMLGSYTEFEQGSEQYAWLERDLAGVDRRKTPWLLVLLHAPWYNTNQAHQGEGEAMRAAMERLLYEARVDVVFSGHVHAYERFTRIYDNEADSRGPMYITIGDGGNREGLALKFHKDHRSAHLSVFREASFGHGRLRIVNETSAVWTWHRNDDEYATVRDKVWLESLATPKLSTATAGRQDDEL